Part of the Paroedura picta isolate Pp20150507F chromosome 3, Ppicta_v3.0, whole genome shotgun sequence genome is shown below.
tCCCCTTCCTCAAGCTTCCTCAGCAAATCTTTCAGccatccattttatttttattgcggGGGGAAAGCCACAGTAATAGAACCTGTTATATAGTTATTCTAGTGGTTGTTTCATGATATAACTTCACTATTAGTAGTGAGAGCATACAATCTAGCCTTAATGTCCAATCTCAATTTTTCCTTCTGAAATGTCCTAATTTTGAGGCACATAATTGGAGGAGCATTTTAAATTTTGATAATTCTAATAAGAATCCAAGTTTAGCTTACAAACACTATTTATAATGCTTACTGACCATGATTTGTTCACTATCTGATCATCCTCATTACCTGAAATCAAGAACAAAACGAAAGAAATAAGTGCTCAAACAAGAACAGCAGATCTAAAGAGACATGGCATATTATATCACTACTTAAAAAGTCAGCCTACCAGAACTCTTGTATGGAATAGTATGAACTGCAGACACTGCTGGCATTAAACACAAGCAACTAACAACCTTGCGTCGAAGAAAGTATCCTACAAAAAATGAACCTTATACCAAAGAAAGAATCTTACCTGTAATCTCTTTTGTGCCTCTACAGGTGTCAAGCCACTTTTCTGTACAAGACTCCAAAATACTGTATTGTAGAGATTATTAATGTGGCCTGTAATGACAGACTATTTTCAGAGTCTGGATTGGGAATTATATTAAACAAGTTTATCTTGGTAAAATAATAACAGTATTGATAAAGGTATTATAAACAGCAGTATTTTATTTCCACAACATATTTTACTGCAGATGATCCAACTATAAATCCATacaacatatttttaaagtaaagaaTTTCACCCTGTACGTCTGCTTTTCCTGGTTAATAAGTGCATGCTTAATATGTTTAAATGAAAAATCACAGCCAAAGTTaactgaagtggaaaaacttgTTCTTGTCAAAAGATGTACAGAAATCATGCCTCCTCCTTCATATTGTTACTGTACTCATTGCAGAAAAACTAAAACAGAAGTGGTTCACATCTTCCTGTAAACTGGATACAATACTATTTTATGTGCTTTATTATATCTCCGTTAactatagttatttatttatgataaGGCATGTATGCTAGGAGTTCCAAGGATtgcctggcaaccaggcaagggacatcTACAGGTCAtttaccattgcctgtctccatgccatgacccctagtgttccttgaagaAACTACCACCCaacttcttggaggtctcccagccaaatactagccagggtcagcccaaTTTGGCctatctgatgggattgggcttgcttgGGCTATTCAGGTAATGGCATCTCCATAACTGTGTAAGCTGGAGACATTTTAAAACAAGCATAGGACCCACAGAATGTTGTAGGGTTGCAGCTTCCCACGCTTCATGGTTATGGCCATGATGAGCCAGCTATTTAATAAGAAAGAGACTGGGGATTTCCCTAGTTTGCAAAACAATGCTTACAATCAGCCTGTCTCCAACTGAGATAGTCCTTTAGATTCTGGTCACTAGGATAGAGTACAACACGTCCATCAAATCCTGGTGGATACAAAAGAGGCTGGTCCACAAAGTAATCTTTCCAATAGAAAACATAGCTGGCGGCAAACTGAGAAACCACAAGAGTCATgaacttgcttgcaaacaaaataaaaagagaaaggaCACATTAAGAAAGATACATTAGTATCACTAGATTATCTGTCACATAATGTAATAATATGCTTCTAGTTTCAAATAATTTATTCCTAAGAGGAAGTGTATTTAAGAAGTTAATCCTCCATTTTTCAATTGACTTCCGAGGCATCGTATTCAGCTTATGCCAATACAAGAAATATGACTTCTGACAGAACACAGGAGTAGTtatgtagggcagtggtctccaacccccgatccagggaccggtaccagtccgttgatcagtcggtaccgggccgcggctcctccttgtcctcttccctggctgctgcctcgggggctgccctgccactctgccaccggcttacctttgatgctctccggtggctgtcatggctggggctccccctcagcatggcactgcacaactgctgctggcagcgccccacagcaggcagcgggaagtcaggggcaccggcaggaaagcaagtggagcaggggctcaggtggcggcgacatcccttggcaaaagacccccctcccctggcctcagtaaaattgtcaaacattgacggGTCACCGATGATTAAAAAGTTGGGGATCACTGACTACACTGTAGGGGACTAGGGCTATTAAAGTATCTGCTGAGCTCTCTGGTTCTCCTCCTGCCACTGTCCTTACAGGAGGCACAGTAAGCCCTAGGGAAACAGTTGGTGGAAAAACTGTTCCTCTCAAGCAACATCAGTTATGAATAGTCTCATGAACATAGTTTCTCAAACAACGTGACTCTTAACTCACTTCTTGGTGGTGCAGAAAGCTGCTGGGGCATAGAATGTTACAAGCCTTTTCTTGGCTTGGAGTAATAGCTTctgcagggaatatatagcaccAGTACCCAAGGATACTTGGGTAAACTAACTTTTAAAATCCTTGGTTTTCTGCAGGCTAAAGTGGATGCCAATGTAAGTGCTAACATCTTCAGGTGTTCCCTTTACATTATTACATTTACTAGCTTTCTAACACTACTTGTTACTGTAATGTGATagcacctgccccaccccaaaatTAGAAAACAGCATTTTATAGGAGTAAATATGCTAATATCtctataacaacaacatataaaggAAGAAACTGAAGAGAGTGAAGGAATTCTGTGTATTATAGATCTgatctgtacactgccctgagctgatttaggaaaggcggtatataaataaataacaacaacaacaatgccagTTACCTAGAACGCCTCTTAAACCAATTACTTCTTTTTTTGAAAACGAAGCTGTATTCATCACTTTGTCCATAAGAAATTGTGATATCCTCTAGGTCCTGCATTACAGTTTGGGCACATTTGTTCATTAAATGAAGGGCACGGTCATCATTGGGTTTCTGGAAACCATGCTGCTCAGCAAAACTTAAGAGGGGGAGGAATACATATTTAATGTCAAATGTATTCAAAATGACACAGCTGGACCTATCACAATTGTATCTGCTGTACAACCACCCAGGGTACTTAAAAATAGTTATAAAATGGCCAGAGATAATTCTAAGAGCCTCACTAGTAATTCACAAATCACCATCTTCCACAACGAGGTGAAACAATTGTCTTGCTATTGTAGacattattttgctttttaatttataTGGAAGCAGAAATGGAAATGCTTCTTTTCAGAATTCGCTAACCCATACAATATACATATCTGTAGATTCTAGACAAGttttgtatgtgtatatatttgtGTACATATGTATAGGGGGGAGGTATTTTAATACAAGGAATGAAAACATGTCCTGGATACTTAATTCAAACACtaccaaccttttaaaaaatcaataccaTTTTATGTACTTCGGACATATAGTTTCACAGTTGCCCAGAAAGTGACAACAGTAATCCTTACAGTAATGTATAGGGGTGTATTGGTGCCAGGGATTGCCAGTCCCCACCTAGGACCCAGAGACCTCCTGGACTCCTACCTCATCTCTAGACCAGTCTCcctgggtggactccatagtgttatactccactgaggtctctccccgccCCAAAGCCCATcccctcccggctccacccccaaagactccaggtatttcccaacccagagctgggaaccagAACTGGTGATCCCGTACTACTTTTCCTTTTAGAAAATGAAAAGCGCATGCAGATATCACAGGGAAAGGCTCAAAGATCAACCCCAGGATACTACCATGTAATGTAACTCCACCCTGAATCGGGCACCGGTCTTGCACTGAAAGTGGAAGGGGAACTTCGACatgttaaaacaaaaattatcatagccaccttccccctccccacaccgcCTCGCTCCCACGAGAGTCGCCGTCGCCCATGGCAACCGTGGCAGAGGCCGTCCCTACCGGTGGAAGCTGCGGCCGTCTATGCGGACGACCACCCAGCAGTTTGGCAAACAGGTCTCGTTCGTTTCGAACTCCCGCACGTACTCGAACTTGCTCTTTGCCATGGCGACGTGCCTGCCAGGGGACCACGCGCAGCCTCCGAGAGCAACGCTGGAGGCCGCCGCAGCACGAGCAGGAAGAAACCTAGGCCACGCGAACATCGGCGGAAATCGCCTCCAGAGGCAACCGGAAGGGAGCGGGTCGAGCGCCCCTCTCTATGATAAAGTGAAATCTTCGCCGCTAACCGCTAGGCGGCTGGCGCAGTTGGAGTCCCAGGGGTGTCGTTCAGACCGGCAGAATTTTCTCCGAGGGATCAGCTGCCGTGTGCACGCTCACTCCTTCAGGCGCCGCTAGTGTGGGCGGGCAGGATTCTAGTGCAATAGGTGAACTCAGCTACTCCACTGCAATTATCCGGAGCGCGGAGGCGG
Proteins encoded:
- the THG1L gene encoding putative tRNA(His) guanylyltransferase isoform X2; translated protein: MFAWPRFLPARAAAASSVALGGCAWSPGRHVAMAKSKFDFAEQHGFQKPNDDRALHLMNKCAQTVMQDLEDITISYGQSDEYSFVFKKRSNWFKRRSSKFMTLVVSQFAASYVFYWKDYFVDQPLLYPPGFDGRVVLYPSDQNLKDYLSWRQADCHINNLYNTVFWSLVQKSGLTPVEAQKRLQGTLAGDKNEILFSEFNINYNNEPLMYRKGTVLVWQKVNQVIRKKVKIPKETEDEEVEVTRLKKTPVPLNCDIIGDQFWDQYPEILADDS
- the THG1L gene encoding putative tRNA(His) guanylyltransferase isoform X3; this encodes MFAWPRFLPARAAAASSVALGGCAWSPGRHVAMAKSKFEYVREFETNETCLPNCWVVVRIDGRSFHRKFMTLVVSQFAASYVFYWKDYFVDQPLLYPPGFDGRVVLYPSDQNLKDYLSWRQADCHINNLYNTVFWSLVQKSGLTPVEAQKRLQGTLAGDKNEILFSEFNINYNNEPLMYRKGTVLVWQKVNQVIRKKVKIPKETEDEEVEVTRLKKTPVPLNCDIIGDQFWDQYPEILADDS
- the THG1L gene encoding putative tRNA(His) guanylyltransferase isoform X1, producing MFAWPRFLPARAAAASSVALGGCAWSPGRHVAMAKSKFEYVREFETNETCLPNCWVVVRIDGRSFHRFAEQHGFQKPNDDRALHLMNKCAQTVMQDLEDITISYGQSDEYSFVFKKRSNWFKRRSSKFMTLVVSQFAASYVFYWKDYFVDQPLLYPPGFDGRVVLYPSDQNLKDYLSWRQADCHINNLYNTVFWSLVQKSGLTPVEAQKRLQGTLAGDKNEILFSEFNINYNNEPLMYRKGTVLVWQKVNQVIRKKVKIPKETEDEEVEVTRLKKTPVPLNCDIIGDQFWDQYPEILADDS